One Pristiophorus japonicus isolate sPriJap1 chromosome 19, sPriJap1.hap1, whole genome shotgun sequence genomic window carries:
- the LOC139229720 gene encoding tubulin beta-4B chain isoform X1, with product MREIVHVQAGQCGNQIGAKFWEVISDEHGIDPTGNYHGDSDLQLDRINVYYNEASGGKYVPRAILVDLEPGTMDSVRSGPFGQIFRPDNFVFGQSGAGNNWAKGHYTEGAELVDSVLDVVRKEAESCDCLQGFQLTHSLGGGTGSGMGTLLISKVREEYPDRIMNTFSVVPSPKVSDTVVEPYNATLSVHQLVENTDETYCIDNEALYDICFRTLKLTTPTYGDLNHLVSATMSGVTTCLRFPGQLNADLRKLAVNMVPFPRLHFFMPGFAPLTSRGSQQYRALTVPELTQQVFDAKNMMAACDPRHGRYLTVAAVFRGRMSMKEVDEQMLNVQNKNSSYFVEWIPNNVKTAVCDIPPRGLKMAVTFIGNSTAIQELFKRISEQFTAMFRRKAFLHWYTGEGMDEMEFTEAESNMNDLVSEYQQYQDATAEEEGEFEEEVEQDEA from the exons TTCTGGGAAGTAATCAGCGACGAGCACGGCATCGACCCCACTGGTAACTACCATGGCGACAGTGACCTGCAGCTGGACCGCATCAATGTCTACTATAACGAAGCATCAG GAGGAAAATATGTTCCACGTGCAATTCTGGTTGACCTGGAACCTGGCACCATGGACTCTGTTCGCTCCGGACCGTTTGGGCAGATCTTCAGACCAGATAACTTTGTGTTTG GCCAGAGCGGCGCGGGCAACAACTGGGCCAAGGGCCACTACACGGAGGGGGCCGAGCTGGTCGACTCGGTGCTGGACGTAGTGCGGAAGGAGGCCGAGAGCTGCGACTGCCTGCAGGGCTTCCAGCTGACCCACTCGCTGGGCGGGGGCACGGGCTCGGGCATGGGCACCCTGCTGATCAGCAAGGTGCGCGAGGAGTACCCCGACCGCATCATGAACACCTTCAGTGTGGTGCCCTCGCCCAAGGTGTCAGACACGGTGGTGGAGCCCTACAACGCCACGCTGTCGGTGCACCAGCTGGTGGAGAACACGGACGAGACCTACTGCATCGACAACGAGGCCCTGTACGACATCTGCTTCCGCACCCTCAAGCTGACCACCCCCACCTACGGCGACCTCAACCACCTGGTCTCGGCCACCATGAGCGGCGTCACCACCTGCCTGCGCTTCCCCGGCCAACTCAACGCCGACCTGCGCAAGCTGGCCGTCAACATGGTGCCCTTCCCCCGCCTCCACTTCTTCATGCCCGGCTTCGCCCCGCTGACCAGCCGGGGCAGCCAGCAGTACCGGGCGCTGACTGTGCCCGAGCTGACCCAGCAGGTCTTCGACGCCAAGAACATGATGGCGGCCTGCGACCCCCGCCACGGCCGCTACCTGACGGTGGCCGCCGTCTTCCGGGGCCGCATGTCCATGAAGGAGGTGGATGAGCAGATGCTCAACGTGCAGAACAAGAACAGCAGCTACTTCGTGGAGTGGATCCCCAACAACGTCAAGACGGCCGTCTGCGACATCCCACCCCGGGGCCTCAAGATGGCCGTCACCTTCATCGGCAACAGCACCGCCATCCAGGAGCTCTTCAAACGCATCTCCGAGCAGTTCACCGCCATGTTCCGCCGCAAGGCCTTCCTGCACTGGTACACGGGCGAGGGCATGGACGAGATGGAGTTCACCGAGGCCGAGAGCAACATGAACGACCTGGTGTCCGAGTACCAGCAGTACCAGGACGCCACGGCGGAGGAGGAGGGCGAATTCGAAGAGGAGGTCGAACAAGACGaggcttaa
- the LOC139229720 gene encoding tubulin beta-4B chain isoform X2 produces the protein MDSVRSGPFGQIFRPDNFVFGQSGAGNNWAKGHYTEGAELVDSVLDVVRKEAESCDCLQGFQLTHSLGGGTGSGMGTLLISKVREEYPDRIMNTFSVVPSPKVSDTVVEPYNATLSVHQLVENTDETYCIDNEALYDICFRTLKLTTPTYGDLNHLVSATMSGVTTCLRFPGQLNADLRKLAVNMVPFPRLHFFMPGFAPLTSRGSQQYRALTVPELTQQVFDAKNMMAACDPRHGRYLTVAAVFRGRMSMKEVDEQMLNVQNKNSSYFVEWIPNNVKTAVCDIPPRGLKMAVTFIGNSTAIQELFKRISEQFTAMFRRKAFLHWYTGEGMDEMEFTEAESNMNDLVSEYQQYQDATAEEEGEFEEEVEQDEA, from the exons ATGGACTCTGTTCGCTCCGGACCGTTTGGGCAGATCTTCAGACCAGATAACTTTGTGTTTG GCCAGAGCGGCGCGGGCAACAACTGGGCCAAGGGCCACTACACGGAGGGGGCCGAGCTGGTCGACTCGGTGCTGGACGTAGTGCGGAAGGAGGCCGAGAGCTGCGACTGCCTGCAGGGCTTCCAGCTGACCCACTCGCTGGGCGGGGGCACGGGCTCGGGCATGGGCACCCTGCTGATCAGCAAGGTGCGCGAGGAGTACCCCGACCGCATCATGAACACCTTCAGTGTGGTGCCCTCGCCCAAGGTGTCAGACACGGTGGTGGAGCCCTACAACGCCACGCTGTCGGTGCACCAGCTGGTGGAGAACACGGACGAGACCTACTGCATCGACAACGAGGCCCTGTACGACATCTGCTTCCGCACCCTCAAGCTGACCACCCCCACCTACGGCGACCTCAACCACCTGGTCTCGGCCACCATGAGCGGCGTCACCACCTGCCTGCGCTTCCCCGGCCAACTCAACGCCGACCTGCGCAAGCTGGCCGTCAACATGGTGCCCTTCCCCCGCCTCCACTTCTTCATGCCCGGCTTCGCCCCGCTGACCAGCCGGGGCAGCCAGCAGTACCGGGCGCTGACTGTGCCCGAGCTGACCCAGCAGGTCTTCGACGCCAAGAACATGATGGCGGCCTGCGACCCCCGCCACGGCCGCTACCTGACGGTGGCCGCCGTCTTCCGGGGCCGCATGTCCATGAAGGAGGTGGATGAGCAGATGCTCAACGTGCAGAACAAGAACAGCAGCTACTTCGTGGAGTGGATCCCCAACAACGTCAAGACGGCCGTCTGCGACATCCCACCCCGGGGCCTCAAGATGGCCGTCACCTTCATCGGCAACAGCACCGCCATCCAGGAGCTCTTCAAACGCATCTCCGAGCAGTTCACCGCCATGTTCCGCCGCAAGGCCTTCCTGCACTGGTACACGGGCGAGGGCATGGACGAGATGGAGTTCACCGAGGCCGAGAGCAACATGAACGACCTGGTGTCCGAGTACCAGCAGTACCAGGACGCCACGGCGGAGGAGGAGGGCGAATTCGAAGAGGAGGTCGAACAAGACGaggcttaa